The Rosa rugosa chromosome 3, drRosRugo1.1, whole genome shotgun sequence sequence CACCCCAATGGAGTcgtcaataaataaaaagtCGTCATTTAGGACTTACAGAGAATCTATTCTAATAAATAAAGAACTCCACAATACAGAGTACACtcaccttttaggaaatccacgcactattattctaacaaaacctaaCTACTCAGAAGCTGTCTAAACAAGAGCGCTTAAAACATACAGTACCAACCAGAGTTGGAAAACAagaattttagtttttcttttaattttggtttcctttttttttattttttatattagaatccttttctttgttttgaagaCAAGAAAACGAGTCATTTTTCCTCGCTGTGAAAACAAGATTTCTTTATCTCCGATgtaagtataaaaaaaaaaaaaaaaggtttggaAAAACGGAAAAAGCTAATTCTGGTTAGTGTGGGGTTGTGTGAACAGTGGGAGGAGAGGGTCTGGTTCCAAAGCAAGCCATTAGTTTTGCATGGGTAACTGTGTAAGGTCGCTATTGTGTAGAGTACTAACACCGTCACTTCCGTCCTTTCAATTATTATCACGCCGTCCAGCTAAACGTGTTGATTAAAGAAGCTTCGTGCAGGCCCCAGAAATGGCCCAAGATCATTTGTACCTTGAAGGTCTACTACTATAACCAGGTAGACAAGCACGTAGAGTATTATGTTGATTTCAGAGAGTGGGTTAGTGTGGAAGTGCGTGCAGCAAATGCTGAGCTTCTCTCCTCTACTTGAGATCAGAGTCCGAGGTTGGGACCTATATGGCTATATTGGATTGGATTCATTCGTTCTTCTAATTTGGGCTCCTCGGTGGTTTTGTTTGTGTTCGAGTTTCACATAACAAAATCAATATTTCAATGCCAACTAGATGTTCTATGATTTGTTTTACATGTTCATCTACAGCCATATGTCGTCTGATTTGTTTCTTTGTTGTTGCCAGTGGATGTACGATCATACACGCTTTTTTCTATTTACTTGGAGTTAACCTTGGGTAATTTGTCATGATTTGCATAATTCATATTCTGCTACTTCAAAGCAAAAGTTAACTGATTCATAGTACATTATATAATTATTAGTGACAGTGATAAGAATCGTTGGATTAAAAAGTAGAGTGATTATTAAATTGCCCAAGTCTAGCAGATATAATTATCAATTGTTGGGTAATGCCGTGCATATAGTTCCGTGATCCATCCCGTGACTTGTTTGGGGCCTTGTATTCATGATTGAGTATAATGAAATGATGAGTAAATTattttccttcaaaaaaaaaaatacaagtttGGTGTAGATTTTCTTGAAAGCCAAGTAAAGTTGTATAACCTGTATTGTAAGATGGGGAGGAGCCAAGGATGTATCAATCATCTTGGGCTGAGGGAGGTCCAAGAGAGTACAGACGGCTCGCATTCATGAAAACCAGCCAAAATGCATGCCACGCGATCCATCTATAGACTATCTGGTTATATGAttcatcaagaagaagaagaagaagtatgTGTTGATTGTACAAGGCCAGGAGAATGTTGTGGATTCACATTTGTATAACAAGTCAGCAAACAAGTGTCAACATATATTCTCCTTGTTTACCAGTTGGATGATGCCTGCCAAACTAAAGCACACTGGAAAGGCTCCCTTAACTTTTGTGTTGTTTTCTCCATTTCCAAACTGTATCAAAGTCCACCCAAATTTTGGGTTACCGCTCTAACATTCCTCTAATTGGATAGACGAGGATGGATCGAGTTCCATATACAGTTTGGTTGGTTTCGCGCCATTGTCATCCATGCATTGTCCAGTGTCTACTAGTGCCCTCTAAGTCCTACTTACACCCTTTATATACACAATTATTGTCCTtctgttttgtttattttgggtACCCACAAACATGAGCTACCCCTTGGTTAATGGGCTCTGTATATGGAAAAAGAGGAGATGCTATCCACGATGAGGCCGTGTTCATTGTCTCCCACATCTTTTTCATGTTCAGCCTTCACCTCtcgtttttcttccttttctagTTTTCTCACAATCTCGCTTGAACATTTACTGTAAATCCTACTTTTGTAAGACCAGAAAGTCTTCACGTACAGACGTACTAAAACAAACCTGTTCTTCTGCTAATGTACAATTCAGAATTCCAAAATCAGTCATTCGCAACCATGTCATCTACACTAGAAGAAGCATTCTCCAATTTCCTGATGCGCAACCTCTTCTGTGGAGGAATATCTTTGGCGGATGGGGACACCTCAGCATCAACAATGATCGCATCCTCCTCACTGAAATCGCCTCTCAACAGTCCCATTGCAATTTCATTCTCAACCAGCTGCTGTATCACCCTCTTTACTGGCCTTGCTCCAAAGTTCGGATCAAAGCCCAATTTACCAAGAAGCTCCACAGCTTCCTTTGTATAATGAAGCTcgattttcttttgcttcagcCTATCTTTAACCCGGTTCATCTGCAATAGGAAATGAAGCATtttaaatatttcaaattttcaaatatgaGTCACTAAGAAAAGGACAACTAACTTAGATCACAACTGAAAGTAAAAGCATTACTCGTAGAAGATTGATCACCTGTATGTCAACAATGTTACAGATCTCTTTGGAGTCCAAAGGCTGGAACACGATAAACTCATCAACTCGATTCAAAAACTCAGGGCGGAAAGTATGTCTCGCCAATTCAACCACTTGTCTTTTCATCAACTCATAAACTGCATCCTTGCTGTCTTGAGTATTACGAAGAGTTTCAAGTATATAGTGGGAGCCAAGATTTGAGGTCATTATCACAACACAATTGGTGAAGCTTACAGTCCTTCCTTGTGAGTCGGTTATCCTTCCATCATCCAGCAATTGTAACAAAATATTGAACACATCCTGATGTGCTTTCTCTATTTCATCGAATAGCACTACACAATAGGGTCTTCGACGAACCACTTCTGTTAGTTGTCCACCTTCTTCATAACCAACATAACCAGGCGGAGCACCCACCAAACGTGAAACTGCATGCTTTTCCATGTACTCACTCATATCAATCCTAACCAGAGCATTTTCTGTGTTGAAGAGATAGCTGGCCAAGGCCTTTGCAAGCTCTGTTTTCCCCACACCAGTAGGTCCCAAAAACATGAAACTTGCAATAGGTCGGTTTGGGTCTGATAGACCAGCCCTTGAACGTCTGATTGCATCAGCTACCGATTTCACGGCTATATCTTGACCCACTACCCTCTTATGAAGCACCTGTTCTAGCATGACTAGCTTGTCTCTTTCCGACTGTTGAAGGTTTGACAAGGGTATACCAGTCCATTTGCTTACAATCTCAGCAATATCAAGATCGGTGACTTCTTCTCGTAGGAAAGATTTTCCAGACTTCTGGTACTCAGAAAGGTTTTTCTCAGCCTCTTCTAACTGGCGCTGCAGGGACATTAGAGTTCCATATTTGAGCTCAGCAGCACGACTTAGGTCATATGCACGTTCAGCAGCTTCCATCTCTTGGTTTACTCTATCAATCTACAAAATTAAGAACCCATATATCAGAAAATCAAGCCATTAAATGATGCACATTTCCAGACAAGATTGAGGAATACCTCTTCTTTAATTGATCGTATTCGAGTCATGAGAGCCTTCTCACGATCCCACTGTTCATTaaattctttttgtttctgtttgAGCAATGCGAGGTCACTCTCCAGCTTGCTTAACCTTTCTTTCGATGATTTATCTGTGTCATTTTGCAAAGACAgcttctccatctccaacttcAGTACAGCTCTGTCTACCTCATCTAACTCAGTTGGCTTGGATGTGATCTCCATTTTCAGCTTTGCAGCAGCTTCATCAACAAGATCAATGGCTGAAATAAAGAAGCTAAGTTACAAACTAAAACAGGGATAGCTGGAAAATAATGCTATATAATAATGGCTCCAAGCCtctaagaaaaaagaaagagagttaAACTGAAGGCTATAAGCCTATAACCATACCTTTGTCAGGCAAAAATCGTTCTGTAATGTATCTGTCAGAAAGAACTGCTGCAGAAACAAGGGCACTATCTGATATTTTCACACCATGATGCAGCTCGTACCGCTCACGCAACCCACGAAGAATGGATATTGTGTCTTCGACAGATGGCTGACCACAAAAAACCTGCTGAAACCTACGCTCCAGTGCAGGATCCTTCTCAATGTATTTTCTGTACTCATTCAAAGTGGTTGCTCCTATACACCGTAGTTCACCCCGCCCAAGCATTGGTTTCAACAAGTTCCCAGCATCCATTGCACCACTTGTAGCCCCTAACAAAAACAATCATGTACAAGAATATAAAAAGACAATCTCACAGATTAACTACAAAATAACTAGCTTTGCCAGAAGAAGAACACACACCTGCTCCTACAACAGTATGAATCTCATCAATGAATAATATGATCTGTCCATTTGAAGCAGTAACTTCCTTCAATACAGCTTTCAATCTTTCCTCAAAGTCACCGCGAAACTTGGCTCCAGCGACCAATGAACCCATATCTAAAGAAATCAACTGAGGATACAAGGCAAAATGCTGATTTAGATCCAAAATAGAACATCAAGGAACTTTTTCATTTAATAGAATAAATTGTGAATAGTTCAGAATGAAATAAATCCATGGTAAAATATTTAGAACGTTGCATATTGCCAACTTAGAACAATTAATGCAAAATTTGGATCCAACTTTAAAGGGCGATAAAGGTATTGAAACTAAAATTTTGTTTTCCACATACAATACAAATGTACTACCTTTCTGTTCAAGAGGGGTTCCGGAACATCCCCACGCACAATCCGTTGAGCTAATCTGCAGACGATATAAAAGGTATACCAAATCAATGAAAGCATGCAGAAAAATGCAGAGGATGCATGATGAATAATCTGGCAAGTATGACACCTGGGGAGCCATAGTTAACTATAGCAGAACATCTAGGTGATTTCACTAACTAAACTGATTTTGCAAAGTGCGCCGGTAGCATTTAGACTAATGCATCAGGTAAAACAATTTACAAGAATAAATCAACAAAAAACTAAGGTTTACATTTTTAGAAGTTACTAAAGAACCAAGATGAAACAACAAATAAACTTACCCTTCAGCGATTGCAGTTTTTCCGACACCAGGCTCTCCAATAATAACAGGATTATTTTTTGTTCTCCTGGACAGTATTTGGATACAACGCCGTATTTCATCATCCCGTCCAATAACTGGATCAAGTTTGCCACGACTGGCGAGCTCAGTCAAGTCGTTCCCATATTTAGTCAAAGCCTCATATTTCCCTTCAGGATCTACGGAAAGAACTAAGGCATGTAAGAATACTCAACAAGCAAAGCATTTTGTTCCTTCAGGAtctaaaaacaatcactcactATGTAAGCTCTATGATACTAACTAGTGAACAAAGAATTTGAAACCGACAATTCAAGGTAGAATCATACTTTGATCAGTGACTCTCTGATTTCCACGAACATGTTTAACAGCCTCCTTCAAATCCTTGTCAGTAAGCTGGAGGTTTTTGAACAATTGCTGCCCAAACCGTGTGTCGGACTGAAACGCCAACACAAGGTGCTCCACAGACACAAAATCATCATTCATTTCTTTCTTCTGCCTTCGGGCATTCTCCAACAGAGCGCCGAGATGTGTGCCTATTATAGGTCCACTGGTCGCACCCATCACCTACGACAACAACACAATGTTCAATCTAATCTTTTATAAACAACGAAATGCCCCAATTGGGGATACACCAAAAGCTTTATAATATCTGAGGGAATTGTGTGTACCTTGGGTTGCTGAGCAATGAAGTCATCGGTGGCCTGGAGAACAGTGGTGTTGTCTACACCAGCCTTGGTGAAGATTCTCCTGGCCAAACCATCCTTCTGCTCCAAGACAGCTTTCATCAGGTGCTCAGATTCCACCACTTGTTGCTTGCTATTTCTGGCGGCTTCCACAGCCCCAATTATGCCCTCCCATGCCATCTCAGTGAACTCATTCTGCTGAGCCTGCAAGTACGACTCAAAATTAATCTCAAAATTCATCTCAAAATCAATCAGAAATCGAACATTTGGTGACCTGAGCAGCGCTGCTGGCGGAGTTGAAACGAGGACCCGAAGAGTGAAAGCTCCGACTGAGAGTGTTGGCCACATACTTGGCCGAAACGACGTTGACGGAGCCGCCCATGGAAAACTTGGAGGCAGCCACCGCAGTTTCACGACACCGAGAGAGCGAACTTCTTGAGGTTTTGGAGGCGCCGTTCATGGCCGCCAAAACCATCGCCGATTTGCTGAGCTTCGTCGCTTGCCGGCTAGCCATTTGATCACGAACGAACGAACGAGTAACAATAGAGCCACCGGAATTTCTTTTCTTCGAGTGTGGGTTGGTTGTGGAGagatgagaagagagagagagagtgtgtgtctTCACTGTCTCTGGCTTGGGCAAGAGGCAAAGAAGAAGGTTATAGAAGAGAGTAGAAATCCGAGTTTCTAGTGTCTACTAGTATTTgcgtttgtttttgttttataacTGACCCAAACCCAATAAAGATTGAGCCCAATAGACCCAAACCCAAGTCTCAAGCTATACTTGGAAATTggaattttgataaaaaaaacaagaagagaaaattgaaattgacaATAAAGCAGCTCCTAGATTAAGTCTGGGGAATGATAATAAATAGCGTAAATACAAGATCATCTCTAATCAAAAGATTTGCAATCATAAAGAAACTGCAGTGAACTAGATTTGCCTATAGTTGCTAGAGTCCACAACTTTAGGACCTGAAAGTAGCACATCTTTGCCTCTGAAGATATGAAGTTGAATCACATTTGGCTTGACAAACTCGAAAACAACCTTGTCCCCAATTGAGATCTTGAACTCCCGGCAACTTTGGGACCAACCTTTTGTCAGCTTCAAACGTTTATCTAAGGTGACATCAGTCTCAACAATCCGTGATCTCTGTTTTGGATCTCGAAGCGTTAGAGACATGTGTCCCTTAAGACCCTCAGCTTTCACTATTTTCTGCGGAATCGTCTGCAATTGGAACATCATTGGTATTAATAAAGAGAATGAAACCAATACAAATGAAATGGCTGACGGATAAAGGATGTTGAGTGAGAATGTGAGATTAATTAACATGGACGATAACCCATTTTGATCATGCTACAAGTGTTTCCACTCAAATGATTCATAAATTCCGATTACAATAGTAAAAAGGTTTTTAGAAACATAATTGGCTAATGAATATGTAGAAAGTACTTACCAGATCATAACGTCTAAATGTCTCCAAAGTTTTCATAAAACATGAATTCCTTGACTGGAACACCGTCAATCCAGTTGGTGTTTCTTCAATTACAGCCTTCCCAGACGTTACTTGATCGCCTATACGGAGCCAAATTGATACAAGATTTAGAGTGAGAGATGTTCTGTCAGATAAAACAGCACACACCAAAATTACTACAAGTGCTCAACATAGTATAACTTACTACTACCATCAGCGAGACTTCTCCTCTTGGATACTTCTAAATCCATTTCACAGGCACTTTCATCATAAATTGTGACATCAAACTTAAGTTTGCCAGTATAATGGAAGACCAAAAAGTCCCCTTCTTCCAAACAATGATACTTCACAAATTTCCGCCAACCCTTACGGAAGAACAaaccactttctctctcttccagtGTCACATTCCAACTTTGTCCATTGGGACCTCTAAGAACACATTGGCAAGGTGGTGTTCCCCTTAACTTGTCCACAAACGCAGTTGGCATTTTCTACAAAATGTAATTGCTTCTCAGCTGAATTCACATAACAATATAACTAGACGAGATTTTAGGGTATCAAATCAAAAGAAGGGCATAGTTTCAATTAAAGAGCATTCTGAAGAAGTCTCAGTACAAAGAATTCATATAGTTAATACAAGAATAAGCACTAGTCATAGAAAACAATTTAATCAAAGTGTTTGAAAGCCTTCAATTATAATAGTATCACTAGTCATTGAGTCAATGAGAAAATAAGTTGAGATTATTTAGTAAATGTATACTTCTTCTAAGCTTCTCATCACTTGTTCACCCATAATCGGTGAAACCAATTCATAATCAACACTATTTTGCTAAGGGTGTTACAGATGTTTACCAAAATAAGTGGACTAGTGATGAGATATGACTCACAATCTAATGAGTGGATTAAATCGGACAAAGCCAAGCTGAAAATTAAGTTCTTCTCCAAATGATAAGGAAATCAAAATGAGGAAACTTATGACTGTAGTAATTTCTCTGGAAATCAAAAAAGGAGCCGAAAACATTACCAGTTGTCGGCAGAAATCACCAATGAGGACCGTGAAAAATGCTGGTTTGCTAGCAGCCATTTGAACTTGTGTCAAAGAGTAGAGAGACAAACACCGAGGTTGTCAATTGGTTCTCCAGGGAATACGTGCAGCTATATAATGAGGTCACAATTGCTTCATGTGTTTCCAAAACTTACATTTTCATAAATTATACTGGTAAGTAAAGGAAAAACAGTTATGATGAAATTTAAAAGCATCCTGCCGTGTACAAATAGATAGTTAAATATCttactcattttttttttttttttttgaagggaaataTCTTACTCATATGGTTTAGAAATTTTTTACATGGGTTTTTTTAGATTAAGACGTGGTTTTAGGCtcaactctctctgtctctctgctACCCTCATTTGGATAATAGAAACAGCTTTCAGATGACTTCAGATTATTATAGTGGTTGGTAGGTAAAAGAGCCAAACAAAGGTAAAGGAAAGCATGGCACAAAACACAATCAGAATAGGAGTGAGCAGATGAAAACTcctaaaacaaaaactaaaagagGCCTAAActtgaaggagaagaagagaaaaaactaCCCTTGAAGAACAAGAGCACAAAATGCAGAACACTCTCAAGCCTAGATTGCAATGTAGATAActaggaagaaagaagaaaaggaacaagaaacaGTAATGAAGCTAAGAGCAGATAGTGAACCTGAAGGccgaagcagcagcagcagaaggAGACTGCGGACCACAAGATTTTTCaggaaatgatgaaatgaaaacgCAAAAGCCTTGCAAACCCAACAGAGAGATAAAACAACAACTACCAAGGCAAAATAAGACTATaagttaaaaatataaaaaaaaaaaaaaaagcctgaaAGGAACAGAGCACAAGGACATGACCAGCAGATGAATGAATACCTCCCATCTGTAAAACACTAAAACCGGTTAATAGGTTGCTTGCTCTACTAGTAATCAGGGGCGGAGGGATGAAGGGGCACCCTGGGTCACGTGCCCCAGTCATGTTTCTTGGCAAAAgttgatttatatatatatgaccagGACAAAGAACAAGTTCAGTGCAGCAAGGCTGGCTGCCATGCAAGCAAAGAGAGCAGGTATGTGAGGAAGGAAAGAAGTTTGGAACTTCTTGTTCGGTCTTATTGTGGAAAGTGGAAACCAGGGCCCTAACCTACCAATTgggctttttcttttcttttcttttctttttattagtttttgcttctttttgtcttttcttttctatatacttttttcttcttttttcttatatatatatatatatatatatatatttattatatcaattctcatcttatcaaaaattatttaatatatCAATATCTAGAATGGAAAACAGGTTTTGATATcctatataatataatataatattattataTAATATCTTTCATTCCCAAACCTTTTTGACATCAATCATAGAATTGATTACAATTAAAGATTTGTATTTCCTTCTTATTTACAAATTTCTCAATCCAATGcggaaatgataaaaaaaaattaattacccATGTATTGCCGCAGTCGAATGAGAACGATATTTTTACTAGTGTAGATGATGGGACTATTATGAAAGTTGAGGATAATTACCGTTGTTAGATAAAAATTACatatacaattttttttatactttgatattatcaatattttttttgtgcCCCAGTAAATATAattttctggctccgccactgctaGTAATAGTTTCCCATTCTCCAATGCAATTCAATTCAAACAAAACTATATCAGACTAGTCATTTCTGGTTTCTCTTTTGGTGCTTCTGTCACTTCCTTTTGATTCTTTAAGATCCTGCGCAGAGttgttttaattttctgataGCCGTTGCTTCTATTGGACCTGATTTGTTGCTTTGGCCTTTCCTCCTAcactagtttctattttgggCCTCTCTAGGCTCCTTTGTGGTTTACTTCTCTGTGAGAGTCGATTAAATATTGTGTGTGCTGAGATTAAACACTCAACATGGTTTGGCCAGCTACAAGAGCATTAAAGAAAGTAAATACTGGGTACGCAAATATCTAGATCAAGTTGAAATAACTAAATACTAAATAGGCTTAGGACCCTGATGAGTGATGTTCATTGTAAATTGGCCTGTATGGTAACTTAGACTACATATTATGCTGAATGACAACACTTCCAAAGGTTCATTCTAAAAGACAACACATACAACAACAGTTCGTTGTGTATGCGAATTGAATCATATGGGAGTTCCCCCAAAACCGGAATTCATTTCACTTGCTCTTCTTTGGTTCTCTTGCATAATCATTTATTAGTCCATCTACTTCCTTCCACAGCAAGCCTTCCACCAATACTCCATCCTCGGTAAACCTGAAACAATTATAGAGCAATAGAGAGGGAGAAAGTAGAGTATTTAGGGCCAATTTGAAACTCCAGGATGCAATGCAAAACATTGGTAAACATATGCTGATATGAACACAAATGAACattcgtgtgtgtgtgtgtgtgtgtgtgtgagagagagagagagagagagagagagagagagagagagagagagaaaccactTAGTAACACTCTTTGTGAATTCCACAGGTTTATTTGCAGAAATTGATTTTGGATCTGCACTTGCTATTGTAAGAGTGTACAAGTCAGAAAATCTTGGTAATTTGGAAGACACCACCAACCCAGTACTAAAGGATCCCTGCAGAAATGAATAAGAAATTAGAAATGGACAACAAAGCCAActttctttcctttcccaaAGGCAAATATATCCTCCAAGTCACAAATAAATTTAATGTGCATCCCATTTAGAGGATATGACGAACTGTAGCCAGAAATTCTGAGTGATTACACAGATTCCTTCAATTCCGAAATTGTAAATCCAACTCTCTGTGTTTCTAAACATTCTTATTGAGTCTATTTCTATCCCATAGTTAACCAAAATAAGAAACTTTTGGTTACATTGCCAT is a genomic window containing:
- the LOC133736648 gene encoding B3 domain-containing protein REM5-like isoform X1, producing MAASKPAFFTVLIGDFCRQLKMPTAFVDKLRGTPPCQCVLRGPNGQSWNVTLEERESGLFFRKGWRKFVKYHCLEEGDFLVFHYTGKLKFDVTIYDESACEMDLEVSKRRSLADGSSDQVTSGKAVIEETPTGLTVFQSRNSCFMKTLETFRRYDLTIPQKIVKAEGLKGHMSLTLRDPKQRSRIVETDVTLDKRLKLTKGWSQSCREFKISIGDKVVFEFVKPNVIQLHIFRGKDVLLSGPKVVDSSNYRQI
- the LOC133736647 gene encoding chaperone protein ClpB4, mitochondrial isoform X1; protein product: MASRQATKLSKSAMVLAAMNGASKTSRSSLSRCRETAVAASKFSMGGSVNVVSAKYVANTLSRSFHSSGPRFNSASSAAQAQQNEFTEMAWEGIIGAVEAARNSKQQVVESEHLMKAVLEQKDGLARRIFTKAGVDNTTVLQATDDFIAQQPKVMGATSGPIIGTHLGALLENARRQKKEMNDDFVSVEHLVLAFQSDTRFGQQLFKNLQLTDKDLKEAVKHVRGNQRVTDQILSVDPEGKYEALTKYGNDLTELASRGKLDPVIGRDDEIRRCIQILSRRTKNNPVIIGEPGVGKTAIAEGLAQRIVRGDVPEPLLNRKLISLDMGSLVAGAKFRGDFEERLKAVLKEVTASNGQIILFIDEIHTVVGAGATSGAMDAGNLLKPMLGRGELRCIGATTLNEYRKYIEKDPALERRFQQVFCGQPSVEDTISILRGLRERYELHHGVKISDSALVSAAVLSDRYITERFLPDKAIDLVDEAAAKLKMEITSKPTELDEVDRAVLKLEMEKLSLQNDTDKSSKERLSKLESDLALLKQKQKEFNEQWDREKALMTRIRSIKEEIDRVNQEMEAAERAYDLSRAAELKYGTLMSLQRQLEEAEKNLSEYQKSGKSFLREEVTDLDIAEIVSKWTGIPLSNLQQSERDKLVMLEQVLHKRVVGQDIAVKSVADAIRRSRAGLSDPNRPIASFMFLGPTGVGKTELAKALASYLFNTENALVRIDMSEYMEKHAVSRLVGAPPGYVGYEEGGQLTEVVRRRPYCVVLFDEIEKAHQDVFNILLQLLDDGRITDSQGRTVSFTNCVVIMTSNLGSHYILETLRNTQDSKDAVYELMKRQVVELARHTFRPEFLNRVDEFIVFQPLDSKEICNIVDIQMNRVKDRLKQKKIELHYTKEAVELLGKLGFDPNFGARPVKRVIQQLVENEIAMGLLRGDFSEEDAIIVDAEVSPSAKDIPPQKRLRIRKLENASSSVDDMVAND
- the LOC133736647 gene encoding chaperone protein ClpB4, mitochondrial isoform X2, yielding MASRQATKLSKSAMVLAAMNGASKTSRSSLSRCRETAVAASKFSMGGSVNVVSAKYVANTLSRSFHSSGPRFNSASSAAQAQQNEFTEMAWEGIIGAVEAARNSKQQVVESEHLMKAVLEQKDGLARRIFTKAGVDNTTVLQATDDFIAQQPKVMGATSGPIIGTHLGALLENARRQKKEMNDDFVSVEHLVLAFQSDTRFGQQLFKNLQLTDKDLKEAVKHVRGNQRVTDQNPEGKYEALTKYGNDLTELASRGKLDPVIGRDDEIRRCIQILSRRTKNNPVIIGEPGVGKTAIAEGLAQRIVRGDVPEPLLNRKLISLDMGSLVAGAKFRGDFEERLKAVLKEVTASNGQIILFIDEIHTVVGAGATSGAMDAGNLLKPMLGRGELRCIGATTLNEYRKYIEKDPALERRFQQVFCGQPSVEDTISILRGLRERYELHHGVKISDSALVSAAVLSDRYITERFLPDKAIDLVDEAAAKLKMEITSKPTELDEVDRAVLKLEMEKLSLQNDTDKSSKERLSKLESDLALLKQKQKEFNEQWDREKALMTRIRSIKEEIDRVNQEMEAAERAYDLSRAAELKYGTLMSLQRQLEEAEKNLSEYQKSGKSFLREEVTDLDIAEIVSKWTGIPLSNLQQSERDKLVMLEQVLHKRVVGQDIAVKSVADAIRRSRAGLSDPNRPIASFMFLGPTGVGKTELAKALASYLFNTENALVRIDMSEYMEKHAVSRLVGAPPGYVGYEEGGQLTEVVRRRPYCVVLFDEIEKAHQDVFNILLQLLDDGRITDSQGRTVSFTNCVVIMTSNLGSHYILETLRNTQDSKDAVYELMKRQVVELARHTFRPEFLNRVDEFIVFQPLDSKEICNIVDIQMNRVKDRLKQKKIELHYTKEAVELLGKLGFDPNFGARPVKRVIQQLVENEIAMGLLRGDFSEEDAIIVDAEVSPSAKDIPPQKRLRIRKLENASSSVDDMVAND
- the LOC133736648 gene encoding B3 domain-containing protein REM5-like isoform X2 produces the protein MAASKPAFFTVLIGDFCRQLKMPTAFVDKLRGTPPCQCVLRGPNGQSWNVTLEERESGLFFRKGWRKFVKYHCLEEGDFLVFHYTGKLKFDVTIYDESACEMDLEVSKRRSLADGDQVTSGKAVIEETPTGLTVFQSRNSCFMKTLETFRRYDLTIPQKIVKAEGLKGHMSLTLRDPKQRSRIVETDVTLDKRLKLTKGWSQSCREFKISIGDKVVFEFVKPNVIQLHIFRGKDVLLSGPKVVDSSNYRQI